A genomic stretch from Fusobacterium simiae includes:
- a CDS encoding thiamine phosphate synthase, giving the protein MVKNKIKLNIISNRKLCEDENLEKQIEKIFSAYKRKIILENFEIVALTLREKDLDKKEYLELLEKIYPICQKYKIDLIVHENYDLLLNDKYNIAGLHLKYDTFKSLNKNIREELIKKYKRIGVSIHGIDEATEVENLGASYIVAGHIFETDCKKYLEPRGLKFIKDLSSTLTIPIFAIGGINKKNSDLVINSGAFGVCMMSSLMKY; this is encoded by the coding sequence ATGGTAAAAAATAAAATAAAATTAAATATTATTAGCAATAGAAAATTATGTGAAGATGAAAATCTTGAAAAACAAATTGAAAAAATTTTTTCTGCTTATAAAAGAAAAATAATTTTGGAAAATTTTGAAATTGTTGCACTTACTTTAAGAGAAAAAGATTTAGATAAAAAAGAATATTTAGAATTGTTAGAAAAGATATATCCTATTTGCCAAAAATATAAGATAGATTTAATAGTACACGAAAATTATGACTTACTATTAAATGATAAATATAATATTGCTGGGCTTCATTTAAAATATGATACTTTTAAATCTTTAAATAAAAATATTAGAGAAGAATTAATAAAAAAGTATAAAAGAATAGGAGTTTCTATACATGGTATAGATGAAGCAACAGAAGTAGAAAATTTAGGAGCAAGCTATATAGTTGCAGGACATATCTTTGAAACAGATTGTAAAAAATATTTAGAGCCAAGAGGTTTAAAATTTATTAAAGACTTATCATCAACATTAACTATTCCAATATTTGCAATAGGTGGAATAAATAAAAAAAACTCTGACTTAGTAATAAATAGTGGAGCTTTTGGTGTGTGTATGATGTCAAGTTTGATGAAATATTAA
- the thiH gene encoding 2-iminoacetate synthase ThiH, translating to MELEMINSDIMDRVIDEMNRYDYNSFLDKDIEEALSKDYLSIKDFQALLSPKAMDYLEEIAQKAKTFRERYFGNSVYMFTPLYISNYCDNYCVYCGFNSHNKIKRAKLDLEQIEQELKEIAKSGLEEILILTGESEKYSNIEYIGEACKLARKYFNNVGIEIYPVNVKDYEYLNSCGADYVTVFQETYNNEKYKKLHLEGHKKVFSYRFNSQERALMGGMRGVAFGALLGLDDFRKDAFATGYHAYLLQKKYPHAEISISCPRLRPIINNIEIEKEIVSEKELFQIVCAYRLFLPFTNITISTRENPNFRDNIIKIAATKISAGVDTGIGAHTNCSNKKGDEQFEIADRRTVAQIFEIIKKEELQPVMNDYIYLKDSDIYGKK from the coding sequence ATGGAATTAGAAATGATTAACTCAGATATTATGGATAGAGTAATAGATGAAATGAATAGATATGACTATAATTCTTTTTTAGATAAAGATATAGAGGAAGCTCTAAGTAAAGATTATTTATCTATAAAAGATTTTCAAGCTCTTTTATCTCCTAAAGCTATGGATTATCTTGAAGAAATAGCACAGAAAGCAAAGACATTTAGAGAAAGATATTTTGGAAATTCAGTGTATATGTTTACTCCTTTATATATTTCAAATTACTGTGATAATTATTGTGTGTACTGTGGATTTAATTCACATAATAAAATAAAAAGAGCAAAATTAGATTTAGAGCAGATAGAACAGGAGTTAAAAGAAATAGCTAAAAGTGGATTGGAAGAAATATTGATACTTACAGGGGAGAGTGAAAAATATTCTAATATTGAATATATAGGAGAAGCTTGTAAGCTAGCTAGAAAATATTTTAATAATGTAGGAATTGAGATATATCCAGTAAATGTAAAAGACTATGAATATCTAAATTCTTGTGGAGCTGACTATGTTACTGTATTTCAAGAAACATATAATAATGAAAAATATAAGAAATTACATTTAGAAGGGCATAAAAAAGTTTTTTCATATAGATTTAATTCACAAGAAAGAGCATTGATGGGAGGTATGAGAGGAGTTGCCTTTGGAGCATTGTTAGGACTAGATGATTTTAGAAAAGATGCTTTTGCAACTGGCTATCATGCCTATCTATTACAGAAAAAATACCCTCATGCAGAAATATCTATTTCTTGCCCAAGATTAAGACCCATTATTAATAATATTGAAATAGAAAAAGAAATTGTTAGTGAAAAGGAACTATTTCAAATTGTATGTGCATATAGATTATTTTTACCTTTTACAAATATAACAATATCTACAAGGGAAAATCCAAATTTCAGAGATAATATAATAAAAATAGCTGCAACAAAGATTTCAGCAGGAGTGGACACAGGTATAGGAGCTCATACTAATTGTTCAAATAAAAAAGGTGATGAACAGTTTGAAATAGCTGATAGAAGAACAGTGGCTCAAATATTTGAAATAATAAAAAAAGAAGAATTACAACCTGTGATGAATGATTACATATACTTAAAAGACAGTGATATTTATGGTAAAAAATAA
- a CDS encoding thiazole synthase, which yields MKDSFKLGNKEINSRFILGSGKYSNELINSAINYAGAEIVTVAMRRAVSGVKENILDYIPKNITLLPNTSGARNAEEAVKIARLARECTQGNFIKIEVIKDSKYLLPDNYETIKATEILVKEGFVVMPYMYPDLNVARDLRDAGASCIMPLAAPIGSNRGLITKEFIQILIDEIDLPIIVDAGIGKPSQACEAMEMGVTAIMANTAIATANDIPRMAKAFKYAIEAGREAYLAKLGRVLEKGASASSPLTGFLNKVD from the coding sequence ATGAAAGATAGTTTTAAACTTGGAAATAAGGAAATTAATTCAAGATTTATCCTTGGTTCAGGGAAATATTCAAATGAATTAATAAACAGTGCTATTAATTATGCAGGAGCAGAGATAGTGACTGTTGCAATGAGAAGAGCAGTCAGTGGAGTTAAAGAAAATATTTTAGATTATATACCTAAAAATATAACTTTACTTCCAAATACTTCAGGGGCAAGAAATGCAGAAGAAGCAGTTAAAATAGCAAGACTTGCAAGAGAATGTACACAAGGAAATTTTATTAAAATTGAAGTAATTAAAGACAGTAAATATCTTTTACCAGATAACTACGAAACTATAAAAGCCACTGAAATATTAGTAAAAGAGGGATTTGTTGTAATGCCATATATGTATCCAGATTTGAATGTTGCAAGAGATTTAAGAGATGCAGGGGCAAGTTGTATAATGCCATTGGCTGCACCGATAGGCTCTAATAGAGGGTTAATCACAAAGGAATTTATACAGATTTTAATAGATGAAATAGACTTACCTATAATAGTAGATGCAGGTATAGGAAAACCTTCACAGGCTTGTGAAGCTATGGAAATGGGTGTAACTGCTATTATGGCTAATACTGCAATAGCAACTGCAAATGATATTCCAAGAATGGCAAAGGCATTTAAGTATGCAATAGAAGCAGGTAGAGAAGCTTATCTTGCCAAATTAGGTAGAGTTTTAGAAAAAGGTGCTTCTGCTTCTTCGCCACTCACTGGATTTTTAAATAAGGTGGACTAA
- the thiF gene encoding sulfur carrier protein ThiS adenylyltransferase ThiF: protein MELKEEDLLQRNVKGLAKKLKMAKVCILGLGGLGSNVAVLLARAGIGHLKLVDFDVVEASNLNRQQYRISHINMKKIEALKEIIKEINPFVEVDILNIKVSKENIHSIVGDIKIIVEAFDRAETKAMAIEELLSNNKIVVSASGMAGLGSSNEIITRKIKENFYLIGDNYSDYEEYSGIMSTRVMLCASHQANIVLRLILGEEKRGE, encoded by the coding sequence ATGGAATTAAAAGAGGAAGATTTATTACAAAGAAATGTAAAAGGTCTAGCTAAAAAATTAAAAATGGCAAAAGTTTGCATTTTAGGTTTGGGAGGACTGGGTTCAAATGTAGCAGTTCTGCTTGCAAGGGCAGGAATAGGACATTTAAAATTGGTTGATTTTGATGTTGTGGAAGCAAGTAATTTAAATAGACAACAATATAGGATATCCCATATAAATATGAAAAAAATAGAGGCATTAAAAGAGATAATAAAAGAAATTAATCCCTTTGTTGAAGTTGATATCTTGAATATAAAAGTAAGCAAAGAAAATATACATTCAATAGTTGGAGATATTAAAATTATAGTTGAAGCCTTTGACAGAGCAGAAACAAAAGCTATGGCAATAGAAGAATTGTTATCTAATAATAAAATAGTGGTATCTGCATCTGGAATGGCAGGTTTAGGTTCATCAAATGAGATAATAACAAGAAAGATTAAAGAAAATTTCTATTTGATAGGAGATAATTATTCAGATTATGAAGAATACTCAGGTATTATGTCAACTAGGGTTATGTTATGTGCCAGTCATCAAGCCAATATAGTTTTAAGATTAATACTTGGAGAAGAAAAAAGAGGAGAATAA
- the thiS gene encoding sulfur carrier protein ThiS, with protein MAIINGKYEEIGNVNLLDYLLKNKYRIDRIVVDYNGDIVKKADFEKINIKNADKVEIVCFVGGG; from the coding sequence ATGGCAATAATTAATGGAAAGTATGAAGAAATTGGTAATGTTAATTTATTAGATTATTTGTTAAAAAATAAATATAGAATAGATAGAATTGTTGTTGATTACAATGGAGATATAGTAAAAAAAGCAGATTTTGAAAAAATTAATATAAAAAATGCAGATAAAGTTGAAATTGTTTGTTTTGTTGGTGGTGGATAA
- the thiC gene encoding phosphomethylpyrimidine synthase ThiC: MYKTQMEAAKKGVLTDEMRNIVKSENIDEKILLERIAKGEITIPANKNHTSLIAKGVGKGLSTKINVNLGISKDCPDVDKELEKVKVAIDMKADAIMDLSSFGKTEEFRKKLIAMSSAMVGTVPVYDAIGFYDKELKDIKAEEFLNVVKKHAEDGVDFVTVHAGLNREAVELFKRNERITNIVSRGGSLMYAWMEFNNAENPFYERFDELLDICEEYDMTISLGDALRPGCLNDATDACQIKELITLGELTKRAWERNVQIIIEGPGHMAIDEIEANVKLEKKLCHNAPFYVLGPLVTDVAPGYDHITSAIGGAIAAAAGVDFLCYVTPAEHLRLPNLDDMKEGIIASRIAAHAADISKKVPNAIDWDNRMAKYRADIDWEGMFSEAIDEEKARRYRKESSPENEDTCTMCGKMCSMRTMKKVMSGEDVNILK, encoded by the coding sequence ATGTACAAAACACAAATGGAAGCAGCTAAAAAAGGAGTTTTAACAGATGAAATGAGGAATATTGTAAAAAGTGAGAATATTGATGAGAAAATTTTATTGGAAAGGATAGCAAAAGGGGAAATAACTATACCAGCCAATAAAAATCATACTTCTCTTATAGCCAAAGGTGTAGGAAAAGGCTTATCTACAAAGATAAATGTAAATTTAGGAATTTCAAAAGATTGTCCCGATGTGGATAAAGAATTGGAAAAAGTAAAGGTTGCCATAGATATGAAAGCAGATGCAATAATGGATTTAAGTTCGTTTGGAAAGACAGAAGAATTTAGAAAAAAATTAATTGCAATGTCAAGTGCAATGGTAGGAACAGTACCTGTGTATGATGCAATAGGTTTTTATGACAAGGAATTAAAGGATATAAAGGCAGAAGAATTTTTAAATGTTGTAAAAAAACATGCAGAAGATGGAGTAGATTTTGTTACTGTCCATGCAGGATTGAACAGAGAGGCAGTAGAACTTTTTAAAAGAAATGAAAGAATAACTAATATTGTTTCAAGAGGAGGCTCTCTTATGTATGCTTGGATGGAGTTTAACAATGCTGAAAATCCATTCTATGAAAGATTTGATGAACTGCTTGATATTTGTGAAGAATATGATATGACAATAAGTTTAGGAGATGCTTTAAGGCCAGGTTGCCTAAATGATGCAACGGATGCCTGTCAAATAAAAGAACTTATAACATTAGGAGAATTAACAAAAAGAGCTTGGGAAAGAAATGTACAAATAATAATTGAAGGACCAGGACATATGGCAATAGATGAAATAGAAGCAAATGTGAAGTTAGAAAAGAAACTTTGTCATAATGCTCCTTTTTATGTACTAGGACCATTGGTAACAGATGTTGCACCAGGCTATGACCATATCACTTCAGCTATTGGTGGAGCAATAGCTGCAGCTGCTGGGGTTGATTTTCTATGTTATGTAACACCGGCAGAACATTTAAGATTGCCAAACTTAGATGATATGAAAGAAGGGATAATTGCCTCTCGTATTGCGGCTCATGCAGCAGATATAAGTAAAAAAGTACCTAATGCTATTGACTGGGATAACAGAATGGCAAAGTATAGAGCAGATATAGATTGGGAAGGTATGTTCTCTGAGGCAATAGATGAAGAAAAAGCTAGAAGATATAGAAAAGAATCAAGTCCAGAAAATGAAGATACTTGTACTATGTGTGGAAAAATGTGTTCTATGAGAACTATGAAGAAAGTAATGTCAGGAGAAGATGTAAATATTTTAAAATAA
- the thiE gene encoding thiamine phosphate synthase — MELKDCKIYLITDEKSCNGKDFYSCIEGAIEGGVKIVQLREKNLFSKDFYEKALKVKEICKSHGMLFIINDRLDIAQAVGADGVHLGQSDIPIEVARKILKDKFLIGATARNVDEAIRAELSGADYIGSGAIFGTNTKDNAKKLEMAELKKIVNSVKIPVFAIGGININNVSILKNIGLQGICSVSGILSENNCKKAVETMLKNFS, encoded by the coding sequence ATGGAATTAAAGGACTGTAAAATTTATTTAATTACTGATGAAAAGAGTTGTAATGGTAAAGATTTTTATAGTTGTATAGAAGGAGCCATTGAAGGTGGAGTGAAAATTGTTCAGTTGAGAGAAAAAAATCTTTTTTCAAAAGATTTCTATGAAAAAGCTTTGAAAGTTAAGGAAATTTGTAAAAGTCATGGAATGTTATTCATAATAAATGACAGATTGGATATAGCACAAGCAGTTGGAGCAGACGGAGTTCATCTAGGGCAATCTGACATACCCATAGAAGTAGCAAGAAAAATTTTAAAAGACAAGTTTTTAATAGGAGCAACAGCAAGAAATGTAGATGAAGCTATAAGAGCAGAATTATCTGGTGCAGATTATATAGGAAGTGGAGCTATTTTTGGAACAAACACTAAGGACAATGCAAAAAAATTAGAGATGGCAGAATTAAAAAAAATAGTTAATAGTGTAAAAATTCCTGTTTTTGCAATAGGTGGAATAAATATTAATAATGTAAGTATATTAAAAAATATAGGTTTGCAAGGTATATGCTCAGTATCAGGGATACTTTCAGAAAATAATTGTAAAAAAGCAGTAGAAACTATGTTAAAAAATTTTAGTTAA
- the thiD gene encoding bifunctional hydroxymethylpyrimidine kinase/phosphomethylpyrimidine kinase encodes MKNVLSIAGSDCSAGAGIQADLKSFVANGVYGMTVITSITAQNTNEVRMVEDVSSEMLKNQIEVIFDEIKVDAVKIGMLNSKENAELIYKELLKYKVQNIVLDPVMISTSGKSLIKDETKNFLINNLFKIADIITPNLDETKEIVKIILNNENIKNIDSIEKMEIYGEIIANFTKKWVLIKGGHLSNSAVDILINSDEKYILDGEKIPSNNIHGTGCSLSSAIASNLAKGYTMLEAVKKAKNFVLFSIKNSNSIDFEKLNGTVNQMGEIYKNIDIEKLY; translated from the coding sequence ATGAAAAATGTTTTATCAATAGCAGGTTCAGATTGTAGTGCAGGAGCAGGAATACAAGCAGATTTAAAAAGTTTTGTTGCCAATGGAGTTTATGGAATGACAGTTATCACAAGTATAACTGCCCAAAACACTAATGAAGTAAGAATGGTAGAAGATGTTTCAAGTGAAATGTTAAAAAATCAAATAGAAGTAATATTTGATGAAATAAAAGTTGATGCTGTAAAAATTGGAATGTTAAACAGTAAAGAAAATGCTGAATTGATATATAAAGAATTGCTAAAATACAAGGTTCAAAATATAGTTCTTGACCCTGTTATGATATCTACAAGTGGAAAATCTTTAATAAAAGATGAAACAAAAAATTTTTTAATAAATAATTTGTTTAAGATAGCAGATATAATAACACCTAATTTAGATGAAACAAAAGAAATAGTAAAAATAATTTTAAATAATGAAAATATAAAAAATATAGACAGTATAGAGAAAATGGAAATTTATGGAGAAATAATAGCAAATTTCACTAAAAAATGGGTACTAATAAAAGGAGGACATCTTTCAAATAGTGCAGTAGATATTCTTATAAATAGTGATGAAAAATATATTTTAGATGGAGAAAAAATTCCTAGTAATAATATTCATGGGACAGGTTGTAGCTTATCCTCAGCCATTGCCTCAAACTTAGCTAAGGGATATACAATGCTAGAAGCTGTGAAAAAAGCCAAGAATTTTGTCTTATTTTCAATAAAAAATTCAAATTCAATAGATTTTGAAAAGCTGAATGGAACAGTTAATCAAATGGGAGAAATATACAAAAATATTGATATAGAAAAACTTTATTAG